In the Parasphingorhabdus halotolerans genome, AGTTGTTTTAAATCAGCTATTTAGCGGTCGAGAAATTGGACTGGATCGGGCCTGCCGAGCTGGGAACTTGACAGCACACCCTACGCAGCGGACTGCGGTAAAATACCTATTTGATATCAATTATTTATATTCCAAAATCGGCGTTGGCTTTAAGTAATTTGATGGTGATTTAGAGCGCGAATATACAATTCATCCGTAAATCAAACCGCGATAACATATTGAATAATAGTGATTAAAGATAGGATATTCGTGATTTGCCCATAATTTAGGTTTATCGCGAAATTTCTGATGGTAAATCACTCGCAAATCAAGGGAAATGGGCGGGCCTCGGAGCGGTAATGTATGCGTCAGCACGTTACCAATTGCGATTTAATGCAAGGCAATTGGTGACCGAAGAATAATTCCAAGGCGAGCTTACAGTCTGGTGGTTGGTAGGCGTTATGGGAGCGTTATGACCCGCTTTGGCCGAATTTAGGCCTCAGGATAGTGGCACCGCTTTTGAGCTGATCGAGATAGTCGGACCAATGCTGCATCATGCGCACGCGCTCATCCCAATATTGACCGCGTGCATAGGCGCGGCGCACGCCATTATTGTCGGCATGAGCGAGCTGGCGTTCGATGGCATCGGCGTTCCAGATGCCCATTTCGTTGAGCAAGGTAGCGGCCATGGCGCGGAAGCCGTGCGCCGTCATTTCATTTTGCCCATAGCCCAAGCGGCGCAGAGCGGCATTGAGCGTATTGTCCGACATCGGGCGGTCATTTGATCGCAGCGATGGAAACAGGAACGGGCTGAGTGAGGCATCATGTTCGACCTTGCGAAGGATCGCCAGAGCCTGATCCGACAAGGGCACGGCATGGGGCCGCCGCATCTTCATCTTATAGTCGGGGATGGTCCACACGCGCTTATCCAAGTCAAATTCGCGCCATTCCGCATTGCGAAGCTCGCCGGGGCGGACGAAGATATGGGGCAGCAATTGCAGCGCAATTTTGGTCAGGTAATTGCCATCATAGCCGTCAATAGTCCGCAGCAATGCGCCTGCTTCCGTCGGCGTTATGATCGCGGCGCGGTGGGTGACCTTTGGCGTTATGAGCGCACCGCGCAAGTCGGTGCAGATATCGCGGTCGGCGCGCGCAGTCGCGATGGCATAGCGAAACACTTGGCTGCAGCTGCTGCGCACCCGTTTTGCCGTTTCATAATGTTTGCGTGCTTCAATCTTGCGCAGCACTAGCAGCATTTCGTGCGGCGTGATCTGCGTGATGGGCCGTTTGCCAAGCGTGGGGAAGGCGAAGGAAACTAACCAGCGATTTTTCTTGAGCGTTGCCGGTGCCTTTTGCTCAGCTTCCAGCTTGGCGAGCCATTCTTCGGCGACGGTTTGAAATGTATTGGCTGAGGCAACGGAGGCAGCGATCTTATCGAGCATGGCTTGTTCCATTGGATCGATACCGTCGGCCAGAAGCCGCCGCGCATCGATGAGCCGTTCGCGTGCTTCCGCAAGCGTAAGTTCAGGCCAGCGGCCGAATGATAATGTCCGCTGTTGATTGTTAAAGCGGTAATTCATGCGCCAGTAACGGACACCGCTCGGCTTGATTAGAAGGTAAAGCCCATCTCGGTCGCTGATCTTGTAAGGCTTGTCCTTTGGCTTGGCGCGTTTCACCCAAGCTGCCGTTAATCCAGTTTTTCTGAAACCACTTTCTGACATGATGGACCTCCATTGGCATAGGTAAGCCAGAGGTCCATCAATCGTACCATAAATGTTCCGAAATTGGGCGAGATATCTCTGAACTTTTCGAGACGATCATAGCAGATAATCCGCATAAAATACAGTAAGTTGAGGAGAGTTTGCGGGACGTTCCGAGACGTCAAGATGGTGACCCCTACGGGAATCGAACCCGTGTTTCAGCCGTGAAAGGGCCGCGTCCTAACCGCTAGACGAAGGGGCCGTACCAGTGCTTTGCAGCGTGCCTGATTGGCGAAGCCCGGCAATTAGGGATGTCCGGGGCTTTGGTCAACCCCTTATTGGCGGTTATTGCTGGCTGTTTGGGTGGCGGTTTATCATTCTGCCCACGCCGCGTCTTCGAGATGGATTTCAGCGGCAGGCCGGCTGCCCCAATCGTCAATTTTTGCCCGGCCGGCGATCCACAGCTTTTTGCCTCTTGGCGCGCTGAGCAGGGCTTGGCCGAGATCGGTTTCTGCCGCTCGAAAGGCGATGGTTTTGATGGATCCGCCATCATCGCCCGAGACGATCATCCGCACATGGTCTTTGCCGACGATATCGCATTTGATGATCCGCACTGGTCCGGTGGCGATACGCGGGGCAGGCCAACCCATGCCATAGGGTCCAGCGCCGTCCATCGCCTCGATAATCAGCGGGTTGACGCCTTTTGGGGAGAGGACAGCATCCAGCAGCAAGGCTTTCCCGCTTTGTGCTTTCCCGACGGTTTCGGATAATCGTTCGTTGAGAAACTCGGCAAAGGAGTCGATCTTTGATGTTTCGATAGTGATGCCCGCCGCCATAGCATGGCCGCCGCCTGCCACCAACAATCCGCTATCTTTGGCGGCGATTATTGCCGCGCCCAAGTCCACACCGGAGATGGAGCGACCGGAGCCTTTGCCAATACCCTCTTCGTCTTCCGCAATGACGATTGCGGGGCGATTTAGCTTTTCTTTGATGCGGCTCGCGACAATGCCGATGACGCCGGGGTGCCAGCCTTTTGACGAGATCACTGCAACCGCCTGATTTTGCTGTCCGGCGCACATTGCTTCGGCTTCTTCGAGCACATAGGCTTCGATGGCACGGCGCTCCTCGTTAAGATGGCTAAGCTGGGCTGCGATATCCTGGGCTTCGTCTGGATCTTGCGTTATCAAAAGGCGGACGCCAAGATCGGATTTGCCAACGCGGCCGCCAGCGTTAATGCGTGGACCAAGCGCAAATCCGAGGTCTGAGCAGATCGGCGCGCGTTTGAGGCGGCTAACGTCGATCAACGCCGCCAAGCCGATGTTCTGCCGACCAGCCAGAACCTTCAGGCCCTGCGCCACAAAGGCCCGGTTCAGGCCACGTAACTGTGCGACGTCAGCCACGGTCCCCAGTGCGACGATATCAAGAAGCTCCAGCAATTTGGGTTCGCTGCGGTTCTCAAAATAGCCGCGTCCTCGCAATGTTCTGACAATTGCGGCACCGAGGAGAAATGCCATACCAACAGCGGCTAAATGGCCGTGCTCGGCACCTGCATCGCTCTCATCCAGTCGGTTGGGGTTTACCAATGCCATCGCCTTGGGAAGCTCGGCTGCACATTTGTGATGGTCGACCACAATGACTTCAACGCCCGCCTTGTTTGCCATATCGAGCGCATCATAGGCCATCGCGCCACAATCCACGGTGACCACCAATTCAGAACCCTGTTCGCCCAGCTTGACCAGTGCTTCACCGGAAGGGCCATAGCCTTCCATCAGCCGGTCGGGGATATAATAGCCAGCTTCCAGGCCAAGATCGCGGAGCAGGCGAATGAGCAATGCCGCGCTGGTTGCACCATCGACATCATAGTCGCCGAAGACAGTTATTTTTTGTTGTTTCGCGATGGCATCGGATATGCGCTCTGCCGCTTTATCCATATCCTGAAACACGGAAGGGTCCGGCATGAAACCTCGTATGGTCGGATCGCGATTGATCTCCAGCGTCTCGCGTGTCGCGCCGCGTGCCAGCAGAAGCTGCGTAACCAGATCATCCGGTTGGAAACCGGGATCGCGCGCGTCGGCGCTGGTGCTTCGCCATTGCCATGAATGGCCAGAGAGGGATTGTGTGACGTTGAGGACAGCGTTCATGTTGCAAGCTATGCGCGAAGCAAGCATCGCTGACAATTGCTTTGAGAGTTGTTAGGGAGGGGGCAATGAAAAAACTGTTGATAGTTTATTATAGCTATACCGGTGGCACCCGGCAAATGGCAGAAGCGTGTTTTGATGCGGCTCGCGGGGAGGATAATTGCGAACCCAAAATGTTGCAGGCCGAAGATTGTCTGCCAGACGATATTCTCGCTGCCGATGGCTATATTTTTGCCACGCCGGAAAATCTGGCGGCGATTGCGGGCGTGATGAAGGCTTTTTTTGATCGTTGTTATTATCCGCTTTTGGGTAGGATTGAAGGACGGCCGTATGCAGCCATGATATGTGCCGGTTCGGATGGCGAAAATGCGAAGCGCCAACTGGAGAGGATTGCCACCGGCTGGCGTCTCAAAAAGGTCATTGATACGCTGGTGATTTGTACGCATGCGCAGACCAGCGAGGAAATCTTGGCAGACAAGTCAATTGACGAATCGGATTTGTCGTCGTGTCGTAAGTTAGGTGCAACCTTGGCGGCGGGTTTGGCGATGGGAGTGTTTTAAACCAAGTCTAACACGTACTTCTGCAGAACCGGTACGACATCGTCTTCAAACCATGGATTGGCTTTGAACCAGCGGATATTGCGCGGGCTAGGGTGGGGAAGGGGAAGGGCTGACGGCCAGAATTCTTGCCATCTTTCGACAGTAGCGGTTAGCGTTTTGGATTTTGCATCACCAATATGCCATTCCAGCGCATATTGACCAAGAATGAGCGTCAACTCGATATTGGGCAGCGCATCCAGCAGCGGTCTACGCCACTGCGGCGCGCATTCGGGCGGGGTGGAAGATCACCGTCTTTGCCGGAACCGGGGTAGCAGAACCCCATTGGGACAATCGCGAAAATGTCCTGATCGTAAAACTGTTTTTCGCTCACGCCCAACCATTGGCGGAGCCGCTTTCCGCTCGCATCGTCAAAAGGCCGGCCTTTGTCATGGGTTTTTTTGCCTGGCGCTTGCCCGGCGATTAATATTCTGGATTTGTTGCTGGCCTGCAACAACGGCTTTGGACCAAGCGGGAGATCATTGCAGATTGTGCAAGCGCGGACATTTGCCATTAAAATTTCAAAGTCTGTCGTAGCCGCTCCCATGAGGTTCGGTGCCTAATTGCGATCCCTGCGGCAGACAATGCTATCATCTGGGCGCTTATCTTTCGGTACAGGACTTAAGGCAAAAACATGTGATAAGCGTGTTTCCTCGCGCCCCGTCGTGCGATTGCGTTCGCCATTGATGATGGCCATAAAGTCAGTGCAAGCCGCCGCGCTGGTCAGATAATCACTATGACCAGTGCGTCCACGGCTGACTTCGGTTGTATCAATAATTGTCAGCCCACTTTTTTCAGGGGGCGTGTCATATTTGGTTTTCGATGCGTAGCACCGCTCCGGCAGTCCTTTTTCCTTAAGCGCCGCCGCTTCGAACGGATCGAAGCAATCGGGTCTGCCCAGCCGGGGGTAGCCATGTATATTATAGGAAGCGCCCAATGCCCGGTCTTTAGCTGAAGCATAAACGGTGATCCGGCGATCATTATTCACGCGACGCGTTGTCAGCACTGTCTCGGCAATATCACGTTCAAAATCCTGACGATCGACATCTGGAGAGGCGAGAATGATATTCGAAATATTGCTCGAATCTTCGCTGCTGCTGTTGCGGTCGACAAATTCAACTGCGGGAATTACAAGACGCGCGCCCAAGGAATGGGCGACCAATATTATCTCTTTGGTCCAGGGTTGTTGGGCTAGCCTCGTTAGAAAACCGCGAAACTGGCGCTCGTTATAATACATGTTGGTTTCGTCTGTCGCATATTTCAACAGTGCGCCTTGCGAAGGCCAGCTATAGTGCACCATCGGGATATCGAGGCCGGAAAGTCTGGAAATTTGAGCGCTATCGCGAGCGCTGGTGAAAAATGTTTCCTTGAAGCCATGGACATAGAGCAATATCCGGCCATCATGTTGCTGTGCCTCTCGGGACAGATCATCCCACCATTGCTGGTTGTTACTCAGCGAAAACGGGATCGCTGTTACATTTTTGGTTTTACCTTTCGCGCTGGTAACTGCCATTTCCTGGGGAGCGGCAAATCGGCCATATCGAATAATATCGCTGCGATGATTGAGCAGGGTAACGCGCTCCGTTCGGCAATCGGGGAGGCGGCTAGTCACGACAAAATAGGGTTGGTCAATAAAAGTGCCATCGGATTTCGCCTCTGGTTGGCACCGGGCGTTGTCAATATAGTCGATGTGCCGAACATCGCCGTACTCGACCGGCGTTATGCAACCAGAGGCGAAGAAGGGAAGCGCCAGCCAAATAAATACTCGCGCCCTCAGCACGCGCTTTACCATATCTGACAGGCGCGAGCCCATTAGTTTTTACCGTGTTCGCTCTTTACCCAGCGAACAGTGCCGGATGACGCCCGCATCACCACGCTTTCGGTGGTCATTTTGCCGCTGCGCAATTTCTTGACGCCTGCCAGTAAAGAACCATGGGTGACGCCAGTCGCGGCAAAAATCACATCGCCTTTAGCGAGTTCTGTCAGGTCATAAATCTTGTCTAGATCGTCAATACCCCATTTATAGGCGCGTTGACGCTCGTCGTCATTGCGGAACAGGAGCCGCCCTTTAAACTGGCCGCCAACGCAGCGCAAAGCTGCTGCTGCCAAAACACCTTCTGGTGCCCCGCCGGACCCCATGTACATATCAACAGTAGTGTCTTCGTCTGTTGTGGCAATTACGCCGGCAACATCGCCGTCTGGAATAAGCATGATGCCACAGCCAATTGAGCGCAGTTCAGCGATGATTTTCTCGTGACGTGGGCGGTCGAGCACACAAACGATAATGTCAGCCGGCGCAACGCCTTTTTCCTTCGCAACAGCAGTGACATTCTCGGTCACGGATTTATCAAGATCGATAATACCTTCAGAATAGCCGGGGCCAACTGCCAGCTTTTCCATGTAGACATCCGGGGCGTTCAGCAGGTTGCCTTTTTCCGCAATAGCCAGCACGGCCAATGCATTTGCTCCAGCTTTTGCAGTGATTGTCGTGCCTTCCAATGGATCAAGCGCAATATCGATCTGCGGCCCGCCATCTTGTTCGGAACCGACTTTCTCACCAATGAACAACATCGGTGCTTCATCGCGTTCGCCTTCACCAATGACTACGGTGCCATCAATCGGAAGGGCATTGAGCGCCTCCCGCATAGCTTCCACAGCGGCGGCATCTGCCGCTTTTTCGTCACCCCGTCCAATGAGATTGGCAGCAGAAATCGCCGCCGCCTCGGTTACACGAACCATCTCCATTACGAGAATACGATCTAAAATATCACTTGATTGCGGCATGTTTATCCTTAATCCTTTTTGTCAAAGCCGATTTTCAGAACTCGATAGGGGAGCGTCATTACAATGTCGAGAAGGCTTATATCGCTAATCTCAATGGCAGCTTTCTTTTTAACACCGGGGAATGCGAGTGCCGAACTGTCTTCTGATCCGCTATCGAATGTCATATATTTGAGTGCAGAGCAGATGATCGTAAACGCCAATAAACTGGTTGCGGTTGACGCAGACGGATGTTTGAAAAATGATCGGGCTGACGAAATTATCGTCTGCGGAGCCTTTGATGCCAATCGCCGTCATCGTCTGCCATTTCCTGAACTGATTGAACGCGGACAGCGGATCAGCGAGCCTATACCACAGGGAGACGCGCAATATGTGAACACAGGCCGCTGCTACATAGATGCTTCTGAACGCAAATGTTTCAAAGGTTTGCATATTGTGTCAGTCGGTTTTGGCGGAGCCGGTGGCGGTGTTAGCGGACCAGCGGGTCGCTTATGGAAAGTGATTGATCCCGGTGTGCCGGACGAAGACTATGTAAAGCGGGCACAAATCAGCAAGGTCAAATCAACGGAATAGAACCTAATCCTCATCGCTAAGCAGGTGCATAACAACCGGCGCACCCTGCAAACTGGTGGAGCTGGATAGATTTGCAAGGCTGTTGGTGACGTCTCGTTCGAGACTGTCATGTGTAACCATAGAGATCAACACCGAACCCTCGGCGGTTTTCTCGGTCTGAATCAGACTTTCTATCGAAACACTGGCATCGCGCATGGCTGCAGTGATTTCAGCCAATACACCCGGTTTGTCAGCCACAATGAAACGGATATAGGTTTTGCCGGTGCGATTACCGCTTTCTGCGCGTTCGATTTTTTCCATCTTACTCGCGGGTACGGCAAAAACTGTCCCGTTTTCGCCGCGTGCGATATCGATCAGGTCAGCGACTACCGATGACGCTGTCGGCCCATCGCCCGCGCCTGCGCCCTGGAACATTAGCCGACCGGAGAAATTGCCTTCTGCGACGACCGCGTTCGTCGAGCCATCGATATGGGCCAGAGGATGGCTTTCTGGTACCAGATAAGGATTGACCCTCTGGAACAGCTTGTCGTCATCAATTCGCGCCATGCCGAGTAAACGAATCCGGTAGCCCAGTGCCTTGGCCTGGCCGATATCCGCCGCCATTATGCTTCTTATACCGGCGGTTTCAACGCCTTCGAAGTCAATCGCTTTACCAAAGGAAAGCGCCGCCAATATAGCCAGTTTGTGAGCTGCATCGACGCCTTCAATATCAAAACCGGGGTCAGCTTCCGCGTAACCCAAATCCTGAGCGTCTTTTAATACCGTGTCGAAATCGCGACCATGTTTTTCCATCGTTGTAAGAATATAATTACAAGTGCCGTTGAGTATACCGTAAACGCGCTCAATCCTGTTGGCCGAGGCCCCTTCACGCAGACCTTTGATGACCGGAACACCACCCGCAACAGCCGCTTCATATTTCAGAGAAACACCATGGTCTTCTGCCAGTCGCGCCAGTTCCATACCGTGATGGGCAATCATCGCCTTATTGGCAGTGATGAATGATTTTCTGGCATTGAGGCTGTTCTTTGCCAGTTCCAGAGCAGTTCCGTCGGACCCGCCGATCAACTCAACCACACAATCAACGTCTGGATTGGTCGCCAGTGCGCCAAGATCGTCTATCCACTGATACTTACCAAGATTGACACCGCGATCGCGGCCTTTGTCGCGGGCTGATACCGCCACTATCTCGACCGAACGGCCGGCTCTTTGCGCGATCATTGCGCCATTTTCATTAATGAGCTTGATTACGCCAGTGCCTACTGTGCCCAAGCCTACCAATGCGATTTGAAGAGGGTTGGTCGTCATTTTGAAAGCCTTGTTTGGTTAATATCGCCCGGAGTACAGCGAAGTCAGAACAATGACTGGATTTTTCAGATCCAATTCTCAGGATGCCATAGCGTGGCTGTCAGCTTTTTCCAGCCCGAGTTTATCGTTCGGGTGATCATGCCTTCGCTTTGCGGACAATATGTTAGTTATCAGATCGCAGATCAGCGATCATCAGCGCGGCGAGCGCGCGGGCAATTACCCAAATCCTGAATGACCATGCGATAATCCAGACGCGCCTGATTTGCGTTCGAAGGCGATACACCCTCCAACGCTTCAAAGGGCAGGTCTCTGGGAAGGAAGCAAGCGAGACGATACCAGAGGAGACTATTGCGCACAGGGGCTTTTGCGGCTTCATCAACAATCTCGCCTAACGATACTGCCCAGCGTTTCTTTTGCCCATCTCGACTCAATATCGTTATTGAAACGGGCTGCCCATTCTCAGTTTTCAAAAATATCTGCGTTTCGCCCTCGCCGATTATCGTTCCCGGCACGTGGAAAGCGCTGACAATCCCGTTTATAGTCGGTGGGGCATCTTGCCTCACTATCTCTCGCACCAGCGCACGTACACGGGCATCACGGTCCGGAGTCCATAAAATTTGGGCGTCGCGCGCTACAAGCTGTATATTTCCGGCACTGCCTGTGCCATTTTGGGCAAAGATAATGAATGTCTGCCGTTTGATTTTGGGTGCGCGTCCACGACTATCGAGAGGCAAGTCAATTACGTAGCGAATCACATCGGGTATACCGCCGCGGCCCCGAATCAAAGCATCTGTAGAGGCCTCGACGTAATATCTCTCAGTGCCAATAGGCGCATTTGGCGCTCGTTCAGGCGAAACCTTAACAGCTTTTTTTACTGTGGCTTGAACAATCACCGGTGCGTTCGCGCTTAGGTCTGCAAGGTCTGCGTATTGCAGTTGATCAGGAACCCCGCCGGTTTGAGAATATACCGGATAATTGCACGTTAGCGCTAATATGAGACCGCTGACAATGACCCTAAAATGTTGCAACATTATTTCACCAAACTCTCTTTTGTGATGATTATTCCTAGCCGCGATCATGCCAATTTTACAGCTTAATCAGCGCTGAACTAACAAAGCGATTGCCTGTCCCCAACTCCCGCGTTAAAACCTTTAGCAAGGCAGCTTTCATTGAACGAAAAGTTGCCATGGGGAAACTAGGGGTCGCAGTGGTATTTCTACCACTTGTCCTTTGATGGAAACCTTTTGAGGCGACCTGACCCCTGGGGTAGAAAAGGAGTTATATATCTGAATGGCTTATGCTGACCAACAGATGAGTTCTAGCAAGATCGTATCAATCGCTCTTGTTGTCATAATTCACGTGTTGCTTGGATATGCTCTGGTTACCGGCCTTGCTTATAACGCAGTGGTTAAGGTGGCATCGGAGCTCGATATGATCGATATCCAGGAAGAGGAACCGCCGGAAGAACCGGAGGAACCACCTCCACCTCCACCGGATAAACCGATTGAGCCACCGCCTGTGGTATCGCCGCCGCCAATCGTGGCGCCAGTGGTTGCGCCAAGGCCGGTGATACGCACGGTACCGACGGCACCGCCGCCGCCACGACCTGTAGCAGCGCCTCCGCCTCCGCCACCTCCGCCTCCGCCTCCGCCGCCGCCACAGCGTGCGAATCCGGAACCACGTGGCAATCCTGGGAACTGGGCGAACGCCAACGACTATCCATCACGTGCATTGCGTGAGGAACGTGAAGGTACCACACGGTTTACCCTAACAGTTGGTGCCGATGGACGGGTCGCGAGCTGTCAGGTAACGGGTTCTAGTGGTCATAGTGACCTCGACGATGCTGCATGTAAGAACTTGCAACGCCGTGGTCGGTTTAGTCCGAGGCTAGATTCTAATGGCAACCCGACGACCGGAACTTGGTCCAGCGCAGTTCGTTGGCAGATACCAAAATAGTGCACTTTAGATGTGAGGGGCGGCAATTCCGCCAGCCTCTCACAAATCAAATTTTTTAGAATAATATTTATCCTGAGGGGAATGTTAAAATGTTGATTGAAATATTAGCCGCTGCCGGAGAAGGCGCACCGCAAAACGCTTTCGGTCTGATGGAAGCACTGGAACAGGGCGGCGCGATTGCGTGGGCCACTTTCCTTATCCTTGTCGCAATGTCGATTTCGTCTTTCTATATCTTATTCTCGAAACTGTTCGAACAAAACAAGGTTATGAAACAAGGGAATGCAATGCGCGCGACATTTTGGCGCGCCGGTAGCCTTAAAGAGGGCGCTGCCAAGCTCGAAAAAAATAGCGCTTATCGCCAAATTGTCGATGACGGTATCCGTGCTGAAGAAGATCACGCTCGTCTGACAGATCCTGTTGAAGCCCATGACTGGTTGCACGGATCGCTGGCGCGTTCCGAAGGCTTGATCAATTCCAAGTTGGCTTCCGGCCTGCCTTGGCTGGCAACGGTTGGCGCTACCTCACCGTTTATCGGTTTGTTCGGTACGGTTATCGGTATCTATCGCGCACTGATTAAAATCGGTATCGCTGGCCAGGCATCGATTGATGCTGTTGCCGGTCCGGTGGGTGAAGCACTGATCATGACCGCACTTGGTCTGGCTGTGGCTGTTCCTGCCGTGCTTGCCTATAACTGGCTGCAGGGTCGCAACAAGAGAATCGCCGAAGACCTCAGCGCGTTTTCCAATGATGTTCTTGGATACATCTCTTCCGATGGCGGCGTGAAACCAGTTGTTGCTACTGCTGCGGTCAAGTCCGCTGCCCCTGCTAAACCAGCAGCACCAGCAGCGAAGAAATAAGGTGCGGACCGGGCCTTCCCTATTTGGGAAGCGCTCGGTCGGTACTAGCGGGAATGGTAATTTGCCCTTCCCGAACATGAAGTAAAGAACCGAGAGGATGAATTCATGGCAATGAATGTTGGAGATACGGGAGGAAAACCGGTATCAGACATTAATACAACGCCTTTGGTGGACGTCATGCTGGTTTTGCTGATCATCTTTCTGATCGCGGTTCCAGTGGTTATTCAGACGGTGGAGTTGGAACTTCCTGTGCTGCCGTTCGAAGTGACCACAACCAAGCGAGAAAATGTTCTGCTGGCTGTTACAACCACAGATTCTGCTGGTCGTGATCCCGGTGATCCGGAATATGCAGGTGCAAATCCTGGCGGAAATTGCCGGGTATACTGGAACACTACGCCGGTGGATTCGACGGAGCTCGTCACACGGGCGGTCAAGCAACTTGAAGATCAGATCGAAGCCTTTGGCGGTGTGGAAAATATGAAGCCCGAAGATATGCCAGAAGTGCATATCCGCGGTGATATTAACACACCCTATAAATGCATTGGCGGCGCCATCTATACGATGCAACGCGCTGGCTTTGCTAAGGTAGGCTTCTTGTCCACTCCGATCGTTGTTGACAAATAGCGGTTGATTTTAGTTTTACGTATTTAAGGAGACGCAACAATGGCAATGAGTGGAGGTTCGGATGATGGCGAACCCATGATGGAAATGAACACGACGCCGCTAATCGACGTCCTACTTGTTCTTCTCATCATGTTCATCATCACAATTCCTGTTCAGACCCACGCGGTCAAGATCGATTTACCGGTTGCAGACGATACGCCGCCACCGGAAGATTTTATCGATCCGGTAAAGAACCGGCTTGGCGTTACGGCAACAAATCAGATCATCTGGAACGATAGCCCTGTGACGCTAAATCAGGTGAAGCAATTTCTGGCGCAGACCAAATCAATGGTCCCTGAGCCAGAGCTTCAGTTCCAGCCTGACCCGTTGAGCGCTTATCTGACGGTTGATCGCACGTTGGCGGTGATTAAAGATAGCGGCGTTACCAAATTTGGTTTCGTTGGAAATGAGCAATACGGAAGCTTTAATAAGGCTAGTAGAATGCCGAATTAGATTCGAAAAATTCGAGTTTTTGAGGGCGGCGAGAGCGATCTTGCCGCCCTTTTTTGCGCGTATTTCATTGGTTGATATAGTGCTTATCAGTTTTCCCCCTGCCCATAAATAGTGACACTGGGACAGTTGGCAGTTGGCCGAAAAAGCCGGCAGACAGTCCTGATATCAAAGCTCAATGAAATCAGAAAAGGTCAAGAATGGCGCTTAGTGAGACGTCACCAGCGGCCTGCC is a window encoding:
- a CDS encoding ExbD/TolR family protein; this encodes MAMSGGSDDGEPMMEMNTTPLIDVLLVLLIMFIITIPVQTHAVKIDLPVADDTPPPEDFIDPVKNRLGVTATNQIIWNDSPVTLNQVKQFLAQTKSMVPEPELQFQPDPLSAYLTVDRTLAVIKDSGVTKFGFVGNEQYGSFNKASRMPN
- a CDS encoding ExbD/TolR family protein, which codes for MAMNVGDTGGKPVSDINTTPLVDVMLVLLIIFLIAVPVVIQTVELELPVLPFEVTTTKRENVLLAVTTTDSAGRDPGDPEYAGANPGGNCRVYWNTTPVDSTELVTRAVKQLEDQIEAFGGVENMKPEDMPEVHIRGDINTPYKCIGGAIYTMQRAGFAKVGFLSTPIVVDK
- a CDS encoding MotA/TolQ/ExbB proton channel family protein encodes the protein MLIEILAAAGEGAPQNAFGLMEALEQGGAIAWATFLILVAMSISSFYILFSKLFEQNKVMKQGNAMRATFWRAGSLKEGAAKLEKNSAYRQIVDDGIRAEEDHARLTDPVEAHDWLHGSLARSEGLINSKLASGLPWLATVGATSPFIGLFGTVIGIYRALIKIGIAGQASIDAVAGPVGEALIMTALGLAVAVPAVLAYNWLQGRNKRIAEDLSAFSNDVLGYISSDGGVKPVVATAAVKSAAPAKPAAPAAKK